A genome region from Pseudomonas sp. N3-W includes the following:
- a CDS encoding multidrug resistance efflux transporter family protein codes for MSTHSPARPTYQLILIGLLSSAFFSATFIMNYVMHLQGGHWAWSAALRFVFMLMLLFPFLLLAKGTAFMAQLFQVFFRNLVFWLIAGTIGFGVFYAGICYAADYSRGWLVAATWQSTVLASPLVLVLFGMKMPTRGILLSVFIVLGVVLVNYAQFKQGVATNDLLYGVIPVLISAFAYPIGNQLLNGAKTGSLKAVKKIDSTVLTSSAACVLLMSLGSVPFWILLVLFVQPPPPSAGQIYGSLSVALFSGVCATSLFYWARNSTTSAMQIAAVDATLAGEVIVTLVAEMLFLDQPAPDALSIVGLVIITLGLIGYCYRSAASVPEKPLVAIKGDAV; via the coding sequence ATGTCCACTCATAGCCCCGCCAGGCCGACCTATCAACTGATCCTCATCGGCTTGCTGAGTTCGGCGTTCTTCAGTGCCACTTTCATCATGAATTACGTCATGCACCTGCAAGGCGGGCATTGGGCCTGGTCGGCGGCACTGCGTTTTGTATTCATGTTGATGCTGCTGTTTCCTTTTCTGCTGCTGGCAAAGGGCACGGCGTTCATGGCGCAACTGTTCCAGGTGTTTTTCAGGAACCTGGTGTTCTGGCTGATCGCGGGGACCATCGGTTTCGGCGTGTTCTATGCCGGGATTTGTTATGCAGCCGACTACTCCCGTGGCTGGTTGGTGGCCGCCACCTGGCAATCCACCGTACTGGCCAGTCCATTGGTGCTGGTGCTGTTCGGCATGAAAATGCCAACGCGGGGAATCCTGCTCTCGGTCTTCATCGTGCTGGGCGTGGTGCTGGTGAACTACGCCCAGTTCAAACAGGGAGTCGCGACCAACGACCTGCTGTACGGCGTGATCCCGGTATTGATCTCGGCATTTGCCTACCCGATCGGCAACCAGTTGTTGAATGGCGCCAAGACCGGGTCACTCAAGGCCGTGAAGAAGATCGACTCGACAGTCCTGACGTCATCGGCGGCCTGTGTCCTGCTGATGAGCCTGGGCTCCGTGCCGTTCTGGATCTTGCTGGTGCTGTTCGTTCAACCGCCCCCACCGTCCGCTGGCCAGATCTACGGCAGCTTGTCCGTCGCCCTGTTCTCCGGCGTGTGCGCCACCAGCCTGTTTTACTGGGCGCGTAACAGCACCACCTCGGCGATGCAGATCGCGGCGGTCGATGCGACCCTCGCCGGAGAGGTGATCGTGACCCTGGTGGCGGAAATGTTGTTCCTCGACCAACCCGCGCCGGATGCATTGTCCATCGTGGGCCTGGTCATTATCACCCTGGGGCTGATCGGCTATTGCTATCGCAGCGCGGCCAGCGTCCCGGAAAAACCGTTGGTGGCGATAAAGGGCGACGCGGTATAA
- a CDS encoding aromatic ring-hydroxylating dioxygenase subunit alpha, with protein sequence MSDNTSILFNSRTAMFDNVRKNFLEAESLPPACYKDKDFFNAEVDNIFLKSWLFIGRAEKLPTPLAYFVVDILNESVLVTRNEEGKIQAFQNFCRHRGARLLDGHGVAKQIRCPYHNWGYSHNGDLVGAPDMKRTEHFSKAENGLLKIRLESWAGFLFINFDTDAIPLLDYLGDLPQTLEKYDLANMHCIKEIDHSVACNWKLYTEVDMEDYHAPTVHPLSIGQQVFPRQPSNGEYETTFYECPKTVSVMSTDHGPVFPHIEGLSGKAATGTYFTMIYPGFFLVTTLDSCWWINKIPVDETHTAVGVGYCFPKTTVARDDFEAISSRYIERWDMVIDEDNKICERHQRGINSRWSLPGRLSFHEEVVNVMNNWVLDRVLPQESATDVHS encoded by the coding sequence ATGAGCGACAACACCTCGATCCTGTTCAACAGTCGTACGGCGATGTTCGACAACGTCAGGAAGAACTTCCTGGAGGCCGAATCCCTGCCTCCGGCCTGCTACAAGGACAAGGACTTCTTCAACGCCGAGGTTGACAACATCTTCCTCAAGTCCTGGCTGTTTATCGGCCGTGCGGAAAAACTGCCGACGCCGCTGGCCTACTTTGTCGTCGATATCCTCAACGAATCCGTACTGGTGACGCGCAACGAAGAAGGGAAAATCCAGGCCTTTCAAAACTTCTGCCGTCATCGCGGCGCGCGGCTGCTCGATGGCCACGGCGTGGCGAAACAGATCCGCTGCCCCTATCACAACTGGGGCTACTCGCATAACGGCGACCTGGTCGGCGCGCCGGACATGAAACGCACCGAGCATTTCTCCAAGGCCGAAAACGGGCTGTTGAAAATCCGCCTGGAAAGCTGGGCCGGCTTTCTGTTCATCAACTTCGACACTGATGCCATCCCGCTGCTGGACTACCTCGGCGATCTGCCCCAGACCCTGGAAAAGTACGACCTGGCCAACATGCACTGCATCAAGGAAATCGATCACAGTGTGGCGTGCAACTGGAAGCTCTACACCGAGGTGGACATGGAGGACTATCACGCCCCCACGGTTCATCCGCTGTCCATCGGCCAACAAGTGTTCCCCAGACAACCGTCCAACGGCGAGTACGAAACGACCTTCTACGAGTGCCCCAAAACAGTGTCCGTGATGTCCACCGATCACGGCCCGGTTTTTCCGCACATAGAAGGCCTGAGTGGAAAAGCCGCGACCGGCACCTACTTCACGATGATCTACCCGGGCTTCTTCCTGGTGACGACCCTTGACTCCTGCTGGTGGATCAACAAGATCCCGGTGGACGAGACGCACACGGCCGTCGGTGTCGGCTACTGTTTCCCCAAGACCACAGTGGCGCGTGACGACTTCGAAGCGATCTCCAGCCGTTACATCGAGCGCTGGGATATGGTGATCGATGAAGACAACAAAATCTGCGAACGCCACCAGCGCGGCATCAATTCACGCTGGAGCCTGCCCGGCAGGCTGTCGTTTCACGAGGAAGTGGTCAACGTGATGAACAACTGGGTTCTGGATCGCGTATTACCACAGGAGAGTGCAACAGATGTCCACTCATAG
- a CDS encoding helix-turn-helix transcriptional regulator, with protein sequence MNVEQHDIGVSQVAAAIAEPARTKILCSLMDGHARTSTELATIAEVSASTASAHLAKLKDLALVRLHVQGRHRYYSLADKRVAQALEALMVIGQNNAPAFNPRTPDRLQFARTCYDHMAGTLAVLLHDRLLEAGWLLETDEQAYRLSDSGEALFEGLGIEVKDLSTLRRRFACPCLDWSMRRPHLGGSLGAALLQVAIRRKWVSQDLDSRALALTGVGRKEMGVRFGLVLPDGAEQGVAAHKQRQPAAVTSTR encoded by the coding sequence ATGAACGTTGAACAGCACGACATCGGTGTCTCGCAGGTGGCCGCGGCCATTGCCGAACCGGCCCGGACGAAGATCCTCTGTTCCCTGATGGACGGCCACGCCCGCACCAGCACCGAGCTGGCGACGATTGCCGAAGTCAGCGCCTCCACCGCCAGCGCGCACCTGGCCAAGCTCAAGGACCTGGCGTTGGTGCGCTTGCACGTTCAGGGTCGCCATCGTTATTACAGCCTCGCCGATAAACGCGTGGCCCAGGCGCTGGAAGCGCTGATGGTGATCGGCCAGAACAACGCGCCGGCCTTCAACCCGCGCACCCCGGATCGTCTGCAATTCGCCCGCACCTGTTACGACCACATGGCCGGTACGCTGGCGGTGCTACTGCATGACCGGCTGCTGGAAGCGGGATGGTTGCTGGAGACGGATGAACAGGCTTATCGGTTGAGCGACAGTGGCGAGGCGCTGTTCGAAGGACTGGGTATCGAGGTCAAGGATTTGAGTACGTTGCGTCGCCGCTTCGCCTGTCCGTGCCTGGACTGGAGCATGCGTCGGCCGCATCTGGGCGGATCGCTGGGGGCGGCCCTGTTGCAAGTCGCGATCAGGCGCAAGTGGGTGAGTCAGGACCTGGACAGTCGGGCGTTGGCGTTGACTGGGGTGGGGCGCAAGGAGATGGGGGTGCGGTTTGGCCTGGTGTTGCCTGATGGCGCCGAGCAGGGCGTCGCGGCACACAAACAACGTCAGCCGGCTGCTGTCACCAGCACCCGATAA
- a CDS encoding cytochrome P450 has translation MDPIIAATHANPYPYYAQLRAEGGLVFHQGLKLWLASSARAVAAVLTHPGCHVRPAHEPVPKAIADGIAGQVFGRLMRMNEGEKQRCPRAAIEPGLGLIDENEVRSLVAARLIAPGADGLYKAMFRGPVCVVAALLGFSPAQGRAISDLTADFVACLSPLSDQVQLQAAHAAAEQLRGYFIGLLADPSVHSPLLLGIKQRFATTSSDHEMLIANLIGLCSQTFEATAGLIGNGLVAWIQQPSLQGDMDDWIAETQRFDPPVQNTRRFVAAPCDIDGVSLNPGDVVLVLLASANRDPQLNDDPDTFLLERPNRRSFTFGHGRHHCPGQSLALTLASATLKQIQAINPSLDRLNWHYRPSLNGRIPLFSEVQS, from the coding sequence ATGGATCCGATCATCGCCGCGACTCATGCCAATCCTTATCCCTATTACGCACAGCTGCGTGCCGAGGGCGGCCTGGTGTTTCATCAAGGACTGAAGCTGTGGCTGGCCAGCAGCGCGCGCGCCGTGGCGGCGGTGCTGACGCATCCGGGCTGCCACGTTCGGCCGGCGCATGAGCCAGTGCCCAAGGCCATTGCCGACGGCATCGCGGGCCAGGTGTTCGGGCGGTTGATGCGGATGAACGAAGGTGAAAAACAGCGTTGCCCAAGGGCGGCGATTGAGCCGGGGTTGGGACTGATTGACGAGAACGAAGTGCGCTCGCTGGTCGCCGCACGCTTGATCGCACCGGGCGCTGACGGGCTCTACAAGGCGATGTTCCGTGGTCCGGTCTGCGTGGTCGCGGCACTGCTGGGATTTTCGCCGGCTCAGGGCCGGGCAATCAGTGATTTGACGGCGGACTTCGTGGCTTGCCTGTCGCCGCTCAGCGATCAGGTGCAATTGCAGGCAGCCCATGCGGCAGCCGAGCAGTTGCGCGGCTATTTCATCGGATTGCTGGCGGACCCGAGCGTCCACAGCCCGTTGCTGCTGGGCATCAAACAACGCTTTGCGACAACGTCTTCTGATCACGAAATGCTGATCGCCAACCTGATCGGACTGTGCTCCCAGACCTTTGAGGCCACCGCCGGGTTGATCGGCAACGGCTTGGTTGCATGGATCCAGCAGCCGTCGTTGCAGGGTGATATGGACGACTGGATCGCTGAAACCCAGCGCTTCGATCCGCCGGTGCAAAACACCCGCCGCTTCGTGGCCGCACCCTGTGACATCGACGGTGTGAGCCTGAACCCCGGCGATGTGGTCCTGGTGCTGCTGGCCTCGGCCAATCGCGATCCGCAGCTCAACGATGACCCCGACACGTTCCTCCTCGAGCGCCCCAATCGACGCAGCTTCACCTTCGGCCATGGCCGCCACCACTGCCCGGGGCAGTCTCTGGCACTGACCCTCGCCAGCGCCACCCTGAAACAGATTCAGGCCATCAATCCATCACTGGACCGCCTGAACTGGCACTACCGCCCTTCCCTCAATGGCCGCATTCCCCTGTTTAGCGAGGTGCAATCATGA
- a CDS encoding ectoine synthase, with product MIVRKLDDVTNTDSHKKAETWDSVRMLLARDGMGFGFHITTMYAGTETKMQYLNHLECVYCISGEAEIEEVETGTRHTIKAGSMYALNDHDSHVVRCKTDFVIACVFSPGLIGNETHDASGAYPASA from the coding sequence ATGATTGTCAGAAAACTCGACGATGTCACGAACACCGACAGCCACAAGAAAGCCGAGACCTGGGACAGCGTGCGCATGCTGCTGGCCAGGGATGGCATGGGTTTCGGCTTCCATATCACGACGATGTACGCCGGCACCGAAACGAAAATGCAGTACCTCAATCACCTGGAGTGCGTTTATTGCATTTCTGGCGAAGCCGAGATTGAAGAGGTTGAAACCGGGACCCGGCACACCATCAAGGCAGGGTCGATGTACGCCCTCAATGACCATGACAGCCATGTCGTGCGTTGCAAGACCGACTTCGTTATTGCCTGCGTCTTCTCGCCGGGGCTGATCGGTAACGAAACCCATGATGCCTCGGGTGCGTACCCGGCTTCGGCGTAA
- a CDS encoding formyltransferase family protein — protein MLIGAISDYLKSWRTGVNYAYLNFKDHPRGCEMLEHLIANGYPPSLVIEELCDAGIAGTQEQNDVLHLLPDYRAGETAQQLCLRDNIPYRIVSNLNDEDCLELIRTSGIDLIILGDTRIIKSHLIDASGMGIINVHPGILPEVRGNNPYAWAVLEGAQQGVTVHFIDKGVDTGPILKKVLLGTVPKNYASLVKGLNTLCAQALVSVLDNLSQGLISVSVQPESAPPTRKEASKDIKKQANQILEKGRTGAPVREQEC, from the coding sequence ATGTTGATCGGTGCCATTAGCGACTACCTGAAATCATGGCGTACGGGAGTCAACTACGCCTACCTGAACTTCAAGGATCATCCGCGCGGCTGCGAGATGCTCGAACACCTCATCGCGAACGGTTACCCGCCGTCCCTGGTCATTGAAGAGTTGTGCGATGCGGGAATCGCCGGCACGCAGGAGCAGAATGACGTCCTGCACCTGTTACCCGACTACCGTGCGGGCGAGACCGCGCAACAGCTGTGTCTTCGCGACAACATCCCCTACCGGATCGTCAGCAACCTTAACGATGAAGACTGCCTGGAGCTGATACGGACCAGCGGCATCGACCTGATCATCCTGGGTGACACGCGCATCATCAAATCACACCTGATCGACGCCTCGGGGATGGGCATCATCAATGTTCATCCCGGCATCCTGCCCGAGGTGCGCGGTAATAACCCGTACGCCTGGGCGGTGCTCGAAGGTGCACAACAAGGCGTCACGGTGCATTTTATCGACAAGGGTGTCGACACCGGTCCCATCCTCAAGAAAGTGCTGCTGGGCACCGTCCCGAAAAACTACGCGTCACTGGTCAAAGGCCTGAACACCCTGTGCGCCCAAGCGCTGGTCAGCGTGCTGGACAACCTGAGTCAGGGCCTCATCAGTGTAAGCGTGCAACCTGAAAGCGCCCCACCCACCCGCAAAGAAGCCTCTAAAGACATCAAAAAACAAGCCAACCAGATCCTGGAAAAGGGCCGCACAGGCGCGCCTGTCAGGGAGCAAGAATGTTGA
- the ectB gene encoding diaminobutyrate--2-oxoglutarate transaminase — MLNLFEENESEVRTYCRSFPAIFKKAAGSFIFDTQGHRYIDLLSAAGSLNYGHNDPDIIKAVIDHLADGHIVQSLDLHTDAKQTFIRAFIEHILKPRQMHYKLLFPGPTGTNAVEAAFKLARKSTGRKNIISFSGAFHGMSLGALAATTNKKKRAGAGVTLTDVTILPYDNAFGDHIDTATLVEQMVLDPKFGIDAPAAFIVEVIQGEGGLTAASSAWLKRIEKLCRQVGALLIVDEIQCGCGRSGTFFSFENSGITPDIVLLSKSLSGFGTPLSLVLVNPANDVLDPGEHNGTFRGNNLGFVGATAAIEKFWKNNELEQAIKEKERYILNRVNRLINAHGIQNLQYVGRGLLSGIRFTDPQIPGGLSDRLYEKGFIVETCGPADEVLKFLPSLVIDTSLLASLFDAIEHDLEQLFDVNHQGARAQEGALS, encoded by the coding sequence ATGTTGAATCTCTTCGAAGAAAACGAATCCGAAGTCAGAACCTACTGCCGCAGCTTCCCGGCCATTTTCAAGAAAGCCGCAGGCTCGTTCATCTTCGACACACAAGGCCACCGCTACATTGATCTCCTGAGCGCAGCCGGTTCGTTGAACTACGGACACAATGACCCCGACATCATCAAGGCCGTTATCGACCACCTCGCTGACGGGCACATCGTTCAATCGCTGGACCTCCACACCGACGCCAAGCAAACGTTCATCAGGGCCTTTATCGAGCACATCCTCAAGCCCAGGCAGATGCACTACAAGCTGCTGTTCCCAGGCCCTACCGGCACCAACGCGGTGGAAGCGGCGTTTAAGCTGGCGAGGAAATCCACTGGCAGGAAAAACATCATCAGCTTCAGCGGTGCGTTCCACGGCATGAGCCTGGGGGCGCTCGCGGCAACGACCAACAAAAAGAAAAGGGCCGGCGCCGGGGTGACCCTGACTGACGTCACCATCCTGCCTTATGACAATGCGTTCGGTGATCACATCGACACCGCCACCCTCGTCGAGCAGATGGTCCTGGACCCGAAGTTCGGCATTGACGCCCCCGCCGCCTTCATCGTGGAGGTCATACAGGGCGAAGGCGGGTTGACTGCCGCCAGTTCCGCCTGGCTCAAACGCATCGAAAAGTTGTGCCGACAGGTGGGCGCTCTGCTGATTGTCGATGAAATTCAATGCGGCTGCGGACGGTCAGGGACATTCTTCAGCTTCGAAAACAGCGGCATCACCCCGGACATCGTGCTTTTGTCCAAATCCCTCAGCGGGTTTGGCACGCCACTGTCGCTGGTGCTGGTCAATCCGGCAAACGATGTACTCGATCCTGGCGAACACAATGGCACGTTCCGTGGCAATAACCTGGGCTTCGTCGGCGCCACCGCTGCCATTGAAAAGTTCTGGAAAAACAATGAACTGGAGCAAGCGATCAAGGAAAAGGAGCGCTATATCCTTAACCGGGTCAACCGCCTGATCAATGCCCACGGGATACAGAACCTGCAGTACGTCGGCCGCGGCCTGCTGAGCGGTATCCGTTTTACCGACCCGCAAATTCCGGGCGGACTGTCAGACCGACTGTATGAAAAAGGCTTCATTGTTGAAACCTGTGGTCCTGCGGATGAGGTGCTCAAATTCCTGCCCTCCCTGGTGATCGACACCTCGTTACTGGCGAGCCTGTTCGACGCCATCGAACACGATCTGGAACAGCTGTTCGACGTCAACCATCAGGGTGCGCGAGCCCAAGAAGGAGCTTTGTCATGA